Proteins from a single region of Felis catus isolate Fca126 chromosome B4, F.catus_Fca126_mat1.0, whole genome shotgun sequence:
- the MRPL51 gene encoding 39S ribosomal protein L51, mitochondrial — MKTATTQYCCEAQKKRFWVPEFAPSSPSQLRDAPRKGEETRAMAGSLSLGAGRVLWGRVPLSCRSFSLGTPGMFHVRLTLPPPKVVDRWNEKRAMFGVYDNIGILGDFEMHPKELIRGPRWLRGWKGNELQRCIRKKKMVGNRMFLDDLHNLNKRISYLYKHFNRHGKYR, encoded by the exons ATGAAAACAGCTACAACACAATACTGCTGTGAGGCACAGAAAAAGAGGTTTTGGGTTCCGGAGTTTGCACCTTCATCTCCCTCACAGTTGAGGGACGCCCCCAGGAAAGG GGAAGAGACGAGAGCAATGGCAGGGAGCCTCTCTTTGGGGGCAGGCAGGGTCCTATGGGGCCGGGTGCCCCTATCCTGCAGAAGCTTCTCTCTGG GTACTCCTGGAATGTTCCACGTAAGGCTCACCCTCCCGCCTCCCAAAGTGGTTGATCGTTGGAACGAGAAGAGGGCTATGTTCGGGGTGTATGACAACATCGGGATCCTGG GAGACTTTGAAATGCACCCCAAAGAACTGATCAGGGGCCCCAGATGGCTTAGAGGCTGGAAGGGGAATGAATTGCAACGTTGTATCCGAAAGAAGAAAATGGTTGGAAATCGAATGTTCCTTGATGACCTGCACAACCTTAACAAACGCATCAGCTACCTCTACAAACACTTTAACAGACATGGAAAGTACCGGTAG